A genomic region of Enterococcus sp. 12C11_DIV0727 contains the following coding sequences:
- a CDS encoding type Z 30S ribosomal protein S14 — MAKKSMIAKNKRPAKHSTQAYTRCERCGRPHSVYRKFHLCRICFRELAYKGQIPGVKKASW; from the coding sequence GTGGCTAAAAAATCAATGATTGCTAAAAACAAACGCCCTGCCAAACATTCAACACAAGCGTATACTCGTTGTGAACGTTGCGGACGTCCACATTCAGTTTATCGTAAATTTCATCTTTGCCGTATTTGCTTCCGCGAACTTGCCTATAAAGGTCAAATTCCCGGCGTGAAGAAAGCTAGCTGGTAA
- the rpsQ gene encoding 30S ribosomal protein S17, giving the protein MTEERNQRKVYQGRVVSDKMDKTITVVVETKKNHPIYGKRMKYSKKYKAHDENNTAKVGDIVRIMETRPLSATKRFRLLEVVEEAVVI; this is encoded by the coding sequence ATGACTGAAGAAAGAAATCAACGCAAAGTTTACCAAGGTCGTGTTGTTTCAGATAAGATGGATAAAACTATCACTGTTGTCGTAGAAACAAAGAAAAACCATCCTATTTACGGTAAACGTATGAAATATTCTAAGAAATACAAAGCTCATGATGAAAACAACACTGCAAAAGTTGGAGACATCGTAAGAATCATGGAAACTCGTCCATTATCAGCTACAAAACGTTTCCGTTTACTAGAGGTAGTCGAAGAAGCAGTTGTCATCTAA
- the rpsS gene encoding 30S ribosomal protein S19 gives MGRSLKKGPFADEHLMKKVEAQQGAEKKKVIKTWSRRSTIFPTFVGFTIAVYDGRKHVPVYIQEDMVGHKLGEFAPTRTYRGHGADDKKTRR, from the coding sequence ATGGGTCGTAGTTTGAAAAAAGGACCTTTCGCTGATGAGCATTTAATGAAAAAAGTAGAAGCTCAACAAGGTGCCGAAAAGAAGAAAGTAATTAAAACTTGGTCTCGCCGTTCTACAATTTTTCCAACATTCGTTGGATTTACAATTGCCGTATATGATGGACGTAAACACGTTCCTGTATACATCCAAGAAGACATGGTAGGACATAAATTAGGTGAATTTGCACCAACTAGAACTTATCGTGGCCACGGAGCCGACGATAAGAAAACTAGACGTTAA
- the rplC gene encoding 50S ribosomal protein L3 — MTKGILGKKVGMTQIFTESGELIPVTVVEATPNVVLQVKTVETDGYEAIQIGYQDKREVLANKPAKGHVAKANTAPKRFIKEFKNVELGEYEVGKEIKVDVFQAGDIIDVTGTSKGKGFQGVIKRHGQSRGPMSHGSRYHRRPGSMGPVAPNRVFKNKKLAGRMGGNRVTIQNLEIVKVDAERNVIMIKGNIPGAKKSLITIKSAVKAK; from the coding sequence ATGACCAAAGGAATCTTAGGAAAAAAAGTGGGAATGACACAAATCTTTACTGAGTCTGGTGAATTAATTCCAGTAACAGTAGTTGAAGCTACGCCAAACGTAGTTTTGCAAGTAAAAACTGTTGAGACTGACGGATACGAAGCAATCCAAATCGGTTACCAAGACAAACGTGAAGTATTAGCGAACAAACCTGCGAAAGGTCATGTTGCAAAAGCAAACACGGCTCCTAAGCGCTTCATTAAGGAATTCAAAAATGTTGAGCTAGGAGAATATGAAGTAGGTAAAGAAATTAAGGTAGATGTTTTCCAAGCAGGAGACATTATTGATGTTACAGGAACTTCGAAAGGTAAAGGATTCCAAGGCGTTATCAAACGTCACGGACAAAGCCGCGGACCAATGAGTCACGGATCTCGTTACCACCGTCGTCCTGGGTCAATGGGTCCAGTTGCACCTAACCGTGTATTTAAAAATAAAAAACTTGCCGGCCGTATGGGTGGTAACCGCGTAACAATTCAAAACCTTGAAATTGTTAAAGTGGACGCTGAAAGAAATGTAATCATGATCAAAGGTAACATTCCTGGAGCGAAAAAATCATTAATCACAATCAAATCAGCTGTGAAAGCTAAATAA
- the tuf gene encoding elongation factor Tu, whose product MAKEKFDRSKPHVNIGTIGHVDHGKTTLTAAIATVLAKHGGGEAQNYADIDNAPEEKERGITINTSHIEYETDARHYAHVDCPGHADYVKNMITGAAQMDGAILVVSAADGPMPQTREHILLSRNVGVPYIVVFLNKMDMVDDEELLELVEMEVRDLLSEYDFPGDDTPVIAGSALKALEGDASYEEKIMELMAAVDEYIPTPTRDTDKPFMMPVEDVFSITGRGTVATGRVERGEVRVGDEIEIVGIKEDTAKTTVTGVEMFRKLLDYAEAGDNIGALLRGVAREDIERGQVLAKPASITPHTKFKAEVYVLSKEEGGRHTPFFTNYRPQFYFRTTDVTGVVELPEGTEMVMPGDNVAMDVELIHPIAIEDGTRFSIREGGRTVGSGVVSEITK is encoded by the coding sequence ATGGCTAAAGAAAAATTTGACCGTTCTAAACCCCATGTAAACATTGGTACTATTGGACACGTTGACCATGGTAAAACTACATTAACTGCTGCAATCGCAACTGTGTTAGCTAAACACGGTGGCGGTGAAGCTCAAAACTATGCTGATATCGATAACGCTCCAGAAGAAAAAGAACGTGGTATCACAATCAACACTTCTCACATCGAGTATGAAACTGATGCTCGTCACTATGCCCACGTGGATTGCCCAGGACACGCGGATTACGTTAAAAACATGATCACTGGTGCTGCACAAATGGATGGAGCTATCTTAGTAGTATCTGCTGCTGATGGTCCTATGCCTCAAACTCGTGAGCACATCTTGTTATCACGTAACGTTGGTGTACCATACATCGTTGTTTTCTTAAACAAAATGGATATGGTAGATGATGAAGAATTATTAGAATTAGTAGAAATGGAAGTTCGTGATTTATTATCTGAATATGACTTCCCAGGTGACGACACTCCTGTTATCGCTGGTTCTGCTTTGAAAGCATTAGAAGGCGACGCTTCATACGAAGAAAAAATCATGGAATTAATGGCTGCAGTTGATGAGTACATCCCAACTCCAACTCGTGATACTGACAAACCATTCATGATGCCAGTCGAAGACGTATTCTCAATCACTGGACGTGGTACTGTTGCTACAGGCCGTGTTGAACGTGGAGAAGTTCGCGTTGGTGACGAAATCGAAATCGTTGGTATTAAAGAAGATACTGCTAAAACAACAGTTACTGGTGTTGAAATGTTCCGTAAATTGTTAGACTACGCTGAAGCTGGCGATAACATCGGTGCTTTATTACGTGGTGTAGCCCGTGAAGATATCGAACGTGGACAAGTATTGGCAAAACCTGCTTCAATTACTCCACACACAAAATTTAAAGCTGAAGTTTATGTTTTATCAAAAGAAGAAGGCGGACGTCACACTCCATTCTTCACAAACTACCGTCCTCAGTTCTACTTCCGTACAACTGACGTAACTGGTGTAGTTGAATTACCAGAAGGTACTGAAATGGTAATGCCTGGTGATAACGTTGCAATGGACGTTGAATTAATCCACCCAATCGCTATCGAAGACGGAACTCGTTTCTCTATTCGTGAAGGCGGACGTACTGTTGGTTCAGGCGTTGTTTCTGAAATTACTAAATAA
- the rplB gene encoding 50S ribosomal protein L2: MAIKKYKPTTNGRRNMTASDFAEITTSTPEKSLLAPLKNHAGRNNNGRITVRHQGGGHKRQYRMIDFKRNKDNVVAVVKTIEYDPNRSANIALVHYEDGIKAYILAPKGLEVGMRLVSGTEADIKVGNALPLENIPVGTVVHNIEMKPGKGGQLIRSAGTSAQVLGKEGKYVLIRLNSGEVRMILATCRATIGAVGNEQHELINIGKAGRSRWMRKRPTVRGSVMNPNDHPHGGGEGKQPIGRKAPVSPWGQPAIGLKTRNKKAKSDKLIVRRRTK; the protein is encoded by the coding sequence GTGGCGATTAAAAAGTATAAACCTACCACAAATGGCCGTCGTAATATGACAGCATCTGATTTTGCTGAAATCACGACATCAACACCTGAAAAATCGTTGTTGGCGCCATTAAAAAATCATGCCGGTCGTAACAACAATGGTCGTATTACAGTTCGTCATCAAGGTGGCGGTCACAAACGTCAATACCGTATGATCGACTTCAAACGTAATAAAGATAACGTTGTAGCGGTTGTCAAAACTATCGAGTATGATCCAAACCGTTCTGCTAACATCGCGTTAGTACATTACGAAGATGGAATCAAAGCATATATTCTAGCACCAAAAGGATTGGAAGTAGGCATGCGCCTTGTTTCCGGTACTGAAGCAGATATTAAAGTAGGGAACGCATTACCATTGGAAAATATTCCAGTAGGTACTGTTGTTCATAACATTGAAATGAAACCTGGTAAAGGCGGTCAATTGATCCGTTCTGCTGGAACAAGTGCACAAGTACTTGGTAAAGAAGGCAAATACGTATTAATCCGTTTGAACTCTGGTGAAGTTCGTATGATTTTAGCAACTTGCCGTGCAACTATCGGTGCTGTTGGTAACGAACAACACGAATTAATCAACATTGGTAAAGCTGGCCGCTCTCGTTGGATGCGTAAACGCCCAACAGTTCGTGGTAGCGTAATGAACCCGAACGATCACCCACACGGTGGTGGTGAAGGGAAACAACCGATTGGACGTAAAGCTCCAGTATCACCTTGGGGTCAACCAGCTATCGGCTTGAAAACTCGTAACAAAAAAGCTAAATCAGACAAACTTATTGTTCGTCGTCGTACTAAATAA
- the rpsC gene encoding 30S ribosomal protein S3 — protein MGQKVHPIGMRVGIIRDWDAKWYAEKEYAEFLHEDLRIRKFIATKLADAAVSTIEIERAANRVNISIHTAKPGMVIGKGGSEVENLRKSLNSLTGKRVHINIIEIKKPDLDAKLVGEGIARQLENRVAFRRAQKQAIQRTMRSGAKGIKTQVSGRLNGADIARSEGYSEGTVPLHTLRADIDYAWEEADTTYGKLGVKVWIYRGEILPTKKNTEKGGK, from the coding sequence GTGGGTCAAAAAGTACATCCAATTGGAATGCGTGTAGGCATCATCCGCGACTGGGATGCAAAATGGTATGCTGAAAAAGAGTATGCTGAGTTCTTACACGAAGATTTAAGAATCCGTAAATTTATCGCGACAAAACTTGCTGATGCCGCTGTGTCTACAATTGAGATCGAGCGCGCTGCAAATCGTGTGAACATTTCAATCCACACAGCTAAACCAGGTATGGTTATCGGTAAAGGCGGATCTGAAGTCGAAAACCTAAGAAAATCATTAAATTCACTAACTGGTAAAAGAGTTCATATCAACATCATTGAAATCAAAAAACCAGATTTAGATGCAAAATTAGTAGGCGAAGGAATTGCACGTCAATTAGAAAACCGTGTTGCTTTCCGTCGTGCTCAAAAACAAGCGATCCAACGCACTATGCGTTCAGGCGCTAAAGGTATCAAAACACAAGTATCAGGTCGTTTAAACGGTGCTGATATCGCTCGTTCAGAAGGTTACTCTGAAGGTACAGTTCCACTTCACACTTTGCGTGCTGATATTGATTACGCATGGGAAGAAGCAGACACAACTTACGGAAAATTAGGAGTTAAAGTGTGGATTTACCGTGGAGAAATTCTTCCAACAAAAAAAAACACTGAGAAAGGAGGGAAATAA
- the rplX gene encoding 50S ribosomal protein L24, translating to MFVKKGDKVKIITGKDKNKEGVVLAAFPKKDKVIVEGVNIMKKHQKPNQAAPQGGILEVEAPIHVSNVMVIDGTGVAGRVGYKEVDGKKVRVSKKTGEVLDK from the coding sequence ATGTTTGTTAAAAAAGGCGATAAAGTGAAAATTATCACTGGCAAAGACAAGAATAAAGAGGGCGTTGTATTAGCAGCGTTTCCTAAAAAAGACAAAGTCATCGTTGAAGGTGTTAACATCATGAAAAAACACCAAAAACCAAATCAAGCAGCGCCGCAAGGCGGAATCCTAGAAGTCGAAGCGCCGATTCATGTTTCTAATGTAATGGTGATTGACGGAACAGGTGTAGCTGGTCGTGTAGGTTACAAAGAAGTCGATGGTAAAAAAGTCCGTGTTTCTAAAAAAACCGGTGAAGTCTTAGATAAATAG
- the rpmC gene encoding 50S ribosomal protein L29 — translation MKVKEIRELTTAEMLEKEKQFKEELFNLRFQLATGQLENTARIKEVRQSIARIKTVLREQAN, via the coding sequence ATGAAGGTTAAAGAAATCAGAGAATTAACCACTGCCGAAATGCTTGAAAAAGAAAAGCAATTCAAAGAAGAACTATTTAATCTTAGATTCCAACTAGCAACAGGTCAATTAGAAAACACTGCACGTATTAAAGAAGTACGTCAATCGATTGCACGCATCAAAACAGTATTGCGTGAACAAGCTAACTAA
- the rplN gene encoding 50S ribosomal protein L14, whose translation MIQQESRLKVADNSGAREILTIKVLGGSGRKTANIGDVIVATVKQATPGGVVKKGEVVKAVIVRTKSGARRTDGSYIKFDENAAVIIRDDKSPRGTRIFGPVARELRENNFMKIVSLAPEVL comes from the coding sequence GTGATCCAACAAGAAAGCCGATTAAAAGTCGCAGATAACTCAGGTGCTCGTGAAATCTTAACGATTAAAGTACTAGGTGGTTCTGGACGTAAAACTGCTAACATTGGTGACGTGATTGTTGCTACGGTTAAACAAGCAACGCCAGGTGGGGTTGTCAAAAAAGGTGAAGTCGTAAAAGCCGTTATCGTTCGTACTAAATCAGGAGCTCGTCGTACAGACGGTTCATACATTAAATTTGATGAAAATGCTGCTGTAATTATTCGTGATGATAAGAGCCCGCGTGGAACTCGTATCTTCGGTCCTGTTGCACGTGAATTACGTGAAAACAACTTCATGAAGATCGTTTCTCTAGCACCAGAAGTATTATAA
- the rplE gene encoding 50S ribosomal protein L5, whose protein sequence is MNRLKEKYIKEITPALVEKFNYSSVMQTPKVDKIVINMGVGDAVSNAKNLDKAVEELALITGQKPLITKAKKSIAGFRLREGMPIGAKVTLRGERMYEFLDKLVSVSLPRVRDFHGVSKKAFDGRGNYTLGVKEQLIFPEVDYDLVDKVRGMDIVIVTTANTDEESRELLTQLGMPFQK, encoded by the coding sequence ATGAACCGCCTGAAAGAAAAATATATTAAAGAAATTACTCCAGCATTAGTGGAAAAATTTAATTATAGTTCAGTTATGCAAACACCAAAAGTTGATAAGATCGTTATTAACATGGGTGTGGGCGACGCTGTTTCAAACGCAAAAAATTTAGATAAAGCAGTTGAAGAATTAGCATTGATCACAGGTCAAAAACCATTGATCACGAAAGCTAAGAAATCAATCGCTGGTTTCCGTTTACGTGAAGGCATGCCAATCGGTGCGAAAGTTACTTTACGCGGAGAAAGAATGTACGAATTTTTAGATAAATTAGTATCTGTTTCTCTACCTCGTGTACGTGATTTCCACGGAGTAAGCAAAAAAGCTTTTGACGGACGTGGTAACTATACTTTAGGTGTTAAAGAACAATTAATCTTCCCAGAAGTTGATTATGATTTAGTAGATAAAGTACGCGGTATGGACATCGTTATTGTAACTACAGCAAACACAGATGAAGAATCTCGTGAATTGTTGACACAATTAGGTATGCCATTCCAAAAATAA
- the rplW gene encoding 50S ribosomal protein L23: MNLLDVIKRPVITEKSMLAMDEKKYTFEVDTRANKTLVKQAVVAAFDVKVKNVNIINVRPKFKRMGKHAGYTKKRRKAVVTLTDDSKEIQIFDAAE; the protein is encoded by the coding sequence ATGAACTTACTAGACGTAATCAAACGCCCAGTGATCACTGAAAAATCCATGCTTGCTATGGACGAAAAGAAATACACTTTCGAAGTGGACACTCGTGCGAACAAAACTTTAGTAAAACAAGCTGTTGTAGCAGCATTTGATGTTAAAGTTAAAAACGTAAACATCATTAACGTGCGCCCTAAATTTAAACGTATGGGTAAACACGCTGGTTACACAAAAAAACGTCGCAAAGCTGTTGTGACATTAACAGATGATTCAAAAGAAATTCAAATTTTCGATGCTGCTGAATAA
- the rpsH gene encoding 30S ribosomal protein S8, whose protein sequence is MVMTDPIADFLTRIRNANMVKHESLEVPASKIKRDIAEILKREGFVRDVEYIEDDKQGVIRVFLKYGKNEERVITNLKRISKPGLRAYVKSDEVPKVLNGLGIAIISTSEGVVTDKEARAKNIGGEVIAYVW, encoded by the coding sequence ATGGTCATGACAGATCCAATTGCAGATTTTCTAACGCGCATTCGTAATGCAAACATGGTTAAACATGAAAGCTTAGAAGTGCCTGCGTCAAAAATCAAACGTGATATCGCTGAAATCTTGAAACGTGAAGGTTTTGTACGCGATGTAGAATATATCGAAGATGACAAACAAGGCGTGATTCGTGTTTTCCTTAAATACGGTAAAAACGAAGAACGTGTTATCACAAACTTAAAACGTATCTCTAAACCAGGTTTACGTGCTTATGTCAAATCTGACGAAGTACCTAAAGTATTGAATGGTCTAGGAATCGCGATTATCTCTACTTCTGAAGGTGTTGTAACTGATAAAGAAGCAAGAGCTAAAAACATCGGCGGCGAAGTAATCGCCTACGTATGGTAA
- the rplP gene encoding 50S ribosomal protein L16, with amino-acid sequence MLVPKRVKHRREFRGKMRGEAKGGKEVAFGEWGLQATESHWITNRQIEAARIAMTRYMKRGGKVWIKIFPHKSYTSKAIGVRMGKGKGAPEGWVSPVKRGKIMFEIAGVPEEVAREALRLASHKLPVKTKIVKREEMGGESNEG; translated from the coding sequence ATGTTAGTACCTAAACGTGTAAAACACCGTCGTGAATTTAGAGGTAAAATGCGTGGTGAAGCCAAAGGCGGAAAAGAAGTAGCATTTGGTGAATGGGGTTTACAAGCAACTGAATCTCACTGGATTACTAACCGTCAAATCGAAGCTGCCCGTATTGCTATGACTCGTTATATGAAACGTGGCGGGAAAGTATGGATTAAAATTTTCCCTCACAAATCATACACAAGTAAAGCAATTGGTGTTCGTATGGGTAAAGGTAAAGGGGCTCCTGAAGGCTGGGTTTCACCAGTTAAACGTGGCAAGATCATGTTTGAAATCGCAGGCGTACCTGAAGAAGTAGCTCGTGAAGCACTTCGCCTTGCATCCCACAAATTACCGGTGAAAACCAAAATTGTAAAACGTGAGGAAATGGGTGGTGAATCGAATGAAGGTTAA
- the rplV gene encoding 50S ribosomal protein L22: MSEQITSAKATAKTVRTSPRKARLVIDLIRGKSVADAISILKFMPNKSAGIIEKVLMSAVANAENNFDLDVENLVVSEAFVNEGPTMKRFRPRAKGSASPINKRTSHLTVVVSEK, translated from the coding sequence ATGTCAGAACAAATTACATCAGCTAAGGCAACTGCAAAAACAGTTCGCACTTCACCTCGTAAAGCCCGTTTAGTAATCGATCTTATCAGAGGTAAAAGCGTTGCGGATGCAATTTCTATCTTGAAATTCATGCCAAACAAATCTGCTGGAATCATTGAAAAAGTTTTAATGTCAGCAGTTGCTAACGCAGAAAATAACTTTGACTTAGACGTTGAAAACTTAGTAGTATCTGAAGCATTTGTCAACGAAGGACCAACAATGAAACGCTTCCGTCCACGTGCAAAAGGTTCAGCATCACCAATTAACAAACGTACAAGTCATCTTACAGTAGTCGTATCAGAAAAATAA
- the rpsJ gene encoding 30S ribosomal protein S10, whose product MAKQKIRIRLKAYEHRILDQSADKIVETAKRTGADVSGPIPLPTERSLYTVIRATHKYKDSREQFEMRTHKRLIDIVNPTPKTVDALMKLDLPSGVNIEIKL is encoded by the coding sequence ATGGCAAAACAAAAAATTCGTATCCGTTTAAAAGCGTATGAACACCGTATTTTAGATCAATCAGCGGATAAAATTGTGGAAACAGCAAAAAGAACTGGAGCTGACGTATCAGGACCAATTCCATTACCAACAGAACGCTCGCTTTACACAGTTATTCGTGCGACTCATAAATACAAAGATTCACGCGAACAATTCGAAATGCGTACGCACAAACGTCTAATCGACATTGTGAACCCAACACCAAAAACAGTTGATGCTTTAATGAAGCTTGACTTACCATCTGGTGTGAATATTGAAATCAAACTATAA
- the rplF gene encoding 50S ribosomal protein L6 — MSRIGNKIVVLPAGVEVKQEGNNITVKGPKGELTREFSADITMNIEGNEVTFTRPNDSKDMKTIHGTTRANFNNMVVGVSTGFEKGLELIGVGYRAQMQGTTLVLNVGYSHPVEITPPAGVTVEVPSNTQVVVKGANKEHVGELAANIRGTRPPEPYKGKGIRYVGEFVRRKEGKTGK; from the coding sequence GTGAGCCGTATTGGTAATAAAATCGTTGTACTTCCTGCTGGCGTTGAAGTCAAACAAGAAGGAAACAACATTACTGTAAAAGGACCTAAAGGTGAATTAACACGTGAATTTTCTGCTGATATCACAATGAATATCGAAGGAAATGAAGTAACATTCACTCGTCCAAATGATAGCAAAGACATGAAAACAATCCACGGAACAACTCGTGCGAACTTCAACAACATGGTTGTTGGTGTAAGTACAGGCTTTGAAAAAGGTCTTGAACTTATCGGGGTTGGGTACCGTGCTCAAATGCAAGGGACTACATTAGTTCTTAACGTTGGGTATTCTCATCCAGTAGAAATTACACCACCAGCTGGTGTAACTGTAGAAGTACCTTCGAATACACAAGTAGTTGTAAAAGGTGCTAACAAAGAACATGTTGGTGAATTAGCAGCGAATATTCGTGGTACTCGTCCTCCAGAACCTTATAAAGGCAAAGGAATCCGTTATGTTGGCGAATTCGTACGTCGTAAAGAAGGTAAAACTGGTAAATAA
- the rplD gene encoding 50S ribosomal protein L4 gives MPNVALFKQDGTQNGEITLNEEIFGIEPNETVVYDAIIMQRASLRQGTHSVKNRGEVRGGGRKPWRQKGTGRARQGSIRSPQWRGGGVVFGPTPRSYSYKLPKKVRRLAMKSVLSDKVAENNLVAVEALGFDAPKTKEFKQVLTNLSIDTKVLVVLETGNDFAALSARNLPNVSVVTSDNVSVLDIVSNTKVLATQTALTQIEEVLA, from the coding sequence ATGCCGAATGTAGCATTATTTAAACAAGATGGAACTCAAAATGGTGAAATCACTTTAAACGAAGAGATTTTCGGAATCGAACCGAATGAAACAGTTGTCTACGATGCAATCATCATGCAACGTGCTTCATTAAGACAAGGTACACACTCAGTAAAAAACCGCGGAGAAGTTCGTGGCGGCGGCCGTAAACCATGGCGCCAAAAAGGAACTGGTCGTGCTCGTCAAGGGTCAATTCGTTCACCACAATGGCGTGGAGGTGGCGTAGTCTTCGGACCAACACCGCGTTCTTACAGCTACAAACTTCCTAAAAAAGTTCGTCGTTTAGCAATGAAATCTGTATTGTCAGATAAAGTTGCTGAAAACAACTTGGTAGCAGTTGAAGCGTTAGGCTTTGATGCACCAAAAACAAAAGAATTCAAACAAGTTTTAACTAACTTATCTATTGATACGAAAGTATTAGTTGTTTTAGAAACAGGAAATGATTTTGCAGCATTGTCTGCACGTAATCTACCAAACGTTTCTGTAGTAACTTCTGATAACGTAAGTGTTTTAGATATCGTTTCTAATACTAAAGTATTGGCAACACAAACTGCTCTTACTCAAATTGAGGAGGTGCTTGCATAA